The nucleotide sequence TGTAGCAGAAAAAATATTATCTCAAGACTAAAAGGCAGCTAAAGGCTGCTTTTTAATTTGTGAATAAACTTAGTTTTTTAATATATAAGATAGCTAAGTTAAATACTATATTGTTTTTGTAGAATTTTGAAAAAAAATTAACGAAAAAAAGAAGGAATTTGTTTATTAGTGTAGAATATGTAAAAATGTGAATTTATAAACAGGTATAAAGCACCAATTTAATATTGAATAATATGATAAAGGCAAACCTATCGAAAGGTAGGGGCGCAAAGTCATGGGTCTAAGGGATTTTTGTCCTACGATTGCCAGACTGCCATATTGTTTTTATATTATTTGACTTAGGCAGAAGGTACCCATGTTGGGTATTTTTTTTATACAAAAGAGTAATGAGGTTTAGGGGGGAAAAAATGGAGTTTGTAATAAACAATAATATTTCTTATGATATCATGAAATGCTTGGTTGCATCACTAGAAGCTAAAGATATTTATACTGGTGGACATTCAAGTAGAGTTGCATCGATGATTTTTGATCTTTGTAAAAAATTAAATTTACCTTCATATCAAATTAGTATAATTTATATAGCAGCTCAACTGCATGATATCGGGAAGATAGGTATTCCTGATTACATATTAAATAAGAAAGATTCTTTGACAAAAGATGAATGGGATAAGATAAAATCTCATCCAGAAATAGGGTATTCAATATTAATAAGGTCAAATAAATTGAAAAATATAGCTAAATTAGTGCTACATCATCATGAAAGATGGGATGGAAAAGGGTATCCACATGGGTTGAAAGAGGAAGAGATTCCGTTAGGTTCTAGAATAATAGCTATTTGTGATACAATTGATGCTATGACATCTAATAGGCCATATAGAGATAGGTTTACATTTAAGGAATGCTATGATGAGATTATTAGGAATAGAGGTATTCAATTTGATCCATTTTTAGTTGATAGTATAGGTGATTTGTGGACTAAATGGGAAAAATATTTAATGGAAAATATTATGTGATATAAAAATAAAAGTTTCTTCTTATTCCTGTTTTTTATCAAAATTAATATTCTATTTCTAATTATCACGAATATAGATAGTACAGATATTAATAAAGAGGTGTTTTAAATGGATGATAGACAATTAAAAAAGCTAGTGCTTTATTATTCTCTGGAAGGAAACACAGAATTTATAGCTGAAAATATTGCAGATAAGATTAATGCAGATATTTTAAAATTAAAGCCTGAGAAAGAAATTAGTACTCATGGGTTTATGAGATATTTTTGG is from Caloranaerobacter sp. TR13 and encodes:
- a CDS encoding HD-GYP domain-containing protein, whose product is MEFVINNNISYDIMKCLVASLEAKDIYTGGHSSRVASMIFDLCKKLNLPSYQISIIYIAAQLHDIGKIGIPDYILNKKDSLTKDEWDKIKSHPEIGYSILIRSNKLKNIAKLVLHHHERWDGKGYPHGLKEEEIPLGSRIIAICDTIDAMTSNRPYRDRFTFKECYDEIIRNRGIQFDPFLVDSIGDLWTKWEKYLMENIM